A portion of the Anser cygnoides isolate HZ-2024a breed goose chromosome 29, Taihu_goose_T2T_genome, whole genome shotgun sequence genome contains these proteins:
- the LOC136787368 gene encoding olfactory receptor 14J1-like, which produces MSYDRYVAICQPLHYETLLGTRACATMAAAAWGSGFLHAVLHIANTFSLPLCCGNSLNQFFCEIPQILKLSCSDSYLREIHITTVTAFLLLGCFVFISLSYVQIFRAVLRIPSQQGRHKAFSTCLPHLAVVSLFMSTVIFAHLKPPSISSPSLDLVLALLYLVVPPVVNPFIYSMRNQKIKVAVWKVIDTDSVIECNLSEYADDTKLGGAVDTLEGRDDMQVDLDRLERFSCENLMRFPKAKCKVLQLDWGNRKHNYRLGGEWLESSSEEKDLGCWWMRSSTCAGNLWGPELKKDMEVFEGV; this is translated from the exons atgtcttatgaccgctacgttgccatctgccagcccctgcactaTGAGACCCTCCTGGGCACCAGAGCCTGTGccaccatggcagcagctgcctggggcagtggctttctccacGCTGTGCTGCACAttgccaatacattttcactgcctCTCTGCTGTGGCAATTCCCTcaaccagttcttctgtgaaatcccccagatcctcaagctctcctgctcagactcctaCCTAAGGGAAATTCATATTACTACAGTTACTGCTTTTCTATTattggggtgttttgttttcatttcactctcctatgtgcagatcttcagggccgtgctgaggatcccctcCCAGCAaggacggcacaaagccttttccacgtgcctccctcacctggctgtggtctccctctttatGAGCACAGTCATTTTTGcccacctgaagcccccctccatttcctccccttccctggaTCTTGTTCTGGCACTTCTGTACTTGGTGGTGCCTCCAGTAGTGAACcccttcatctacagcatgaggaaccagaAGATCAAGGTTGCCGTGTGGAAAGTGAT TGACACGGACAGTGTGATTGAGTGCAATCTGAGCGAGtatgctgatgacaccaagctgggtggtgcagtcgatacactggagggaagggatgatatgcaggtggacctggacaggcttgagagatTTTCCTGtgagaacctcatgaggttcccaaaggccaagtgcaaggtcctgcagctggaTTGGGGCAATCGCAAGCACAACTACcggctgggtggagaatggctagagagcagctctgaggagaaggacctggggtgttggtggatgagaagctcaacctGTGCCGGCAAT ctctggggccccgaactcaagaaggacatggaagtattcgAAGGAGTCTAG